TATGCTGGCCTGAACAAATGTGGAATTCAGGTTTACAAATGTGGAATTCAGGTTTGCAAATGTGGAATTCAGGTTTGCAAATGTGGAATTCAGGTTTTCAGggtttccttctcctcctgaaTGACTTTGCCCTCCTGCAGTGTtccctgttcccttccctgcttcACCCTGGCTTCTCTCTCCATTTGTATTTTAAgcctctctctgtgtctctctcaCCTTCCTTTAACACCTTCATGGAGCCTTAAAACTCTCTTCATTCCCCTTAATCCCTGTCTAGTGCAAAAAAATCatctctgaaaagcagcaaatgagCCCAAGGAtggggattttgtttttctcatgttaGAGTGTTTGGGGGGCTGTTTGGTTTTCTCCCtcttgtttttttggggttcttttgtGCCATAGGAACTTTGCTATCCCTCTGCTTATAGGCAGAACCATCAGTGGCACATAATTATAACACATTTGTGGCAATGATTGTCTGCCCTAATGAATCCCACTTCAATCCTTTAGACTCCTTTTTTCCAATCCTCTCttacaggagaaataaaaacatcccAATTCCTCATACCATCCTGTAAGAGACAAAGCAGATCCTAGCAATGCCACCCTAGAGGATCACAGCATCAATAATAATTGATGTTGTGATAAATTGATACAGGTAATTGATATAATTGATAGATGCCTCCAGCAGGAGACATTTATCGAGGAGGGATCTGAGCAATTGCCACCAAGGATACTTGTAGGATGTTGTGTGGCCCGTCCAGGACATCTGTAATCCCCAGGATTATGCTGTGTTTGATAAAGATTTCATTGACAGCTGCCAGCCTCACATCTGTGTTCACATTTAGCTGTTAAAGAATGCaaggaaaaataacacaatCCACAGCAAAAGTCTACAAACTGCAGCTGGATAATCCCAAatactgcagctgtgaaagaaaaCCAGTGGGATTGATTTCCAGTGTCATGTTCTCCCTTCCACCCCTCAGCAACTCCTTTCCTGAACCACTGTGAACCCCCACATTTGCCTGGTTTCCTCTTGGAAGAATCATTTGCCCCAAACCCCCTCTGGATTTTGAATCAAGATTTTCCAATATTATTCTTCAGCCAAAGAAATGGTGCCAGTGATGCCAGGGGCAGAATAGAATGCAAGGAGGGATCATCAGGATcagggcaggagccagagctgctgtgggagcacaaTCCAAACTCTGCAAGGGTTGGTCTGCAGGGTGACCCTGCTGTGGCCTCTCAGTGCTCAAAGAAACttcaagagagctggagagggactgggaataaaggatggagggacaggacacagggaatggctcccactgccagagggcagggatggatgggagattgggaattaggaattttctcctgggagggtgggcaggccctggcacagggtgcccagagcagctgtggctgcccctgaatccctggcagtgcccaaggccaggctggacagggctggagcagcctgggacagtgggaggtgtccctgccatggcagagtttggaatgggatgagctttaaggtcccttttaacccaaaccaGCTTGGAATTCTCtgatctccagcagcaggaggtctgagccagcctgagcagctccaaCACTTCCCTTTCAAGCATTCCATCCCCTCCCTTGGCTGCAGAACATCCCTTGCCTTCCCTGAGTGCTGTAAAATTACTCCCTCCTGCCCAAATCATTGTATTCTTTGCCTGCAGCTAGGGAATGGCCCAGCAGGAGGAATCCTGCTCCCCTCTCTCCACATTCCCACACCAGAGCCTCCTCTCACCTTCCTCTGGTGCCCATCAATGACCAGGATCACCAGGACAGTGAGAGCCAGGGCCACCAGTGTCACCAGCACGCCGGCCCCCCAGGAGTGGCCCAGGGAACACAGCTGGAGGGTGGAGTAAAGGTTTGTCCAGAAAGAGATGTAGAAAACCTGGGGGAAAACAGAGAGGCTGGTGAGAGTCACAAACCCATGAAAGTGAGAAGAGtcacaggaagaaggaaataacagttctttcTCCCCTATAAATTAGGTCCCATGAGATTTTTCTCAGGGTGAGAAAGGACAAAACTTCTTTCCAATAATAAATAGAGGTAAGAAAGGATTGGAAACACTGAGTGAGCcctagtttattttaaaaaatcaccgCTCACCAAAGACAAAGAGTGAATTATTAATGATGATTCATCCCTAGGAAGGATTTCAACTGAGTTCTTCCATTTAGATGAGGAATGCACTCACTGAGGCATATTGATAATAATTCTCAGAGTCTCTGGATTTAGAAAGTTCTTATTTCAAGGTGGTGCAGAGACTACTCAATTACAGTAATGCTCAACCAGGGGGCACTGACACAGGGCTAAAAGGGTGTGTTAAAGTCAGGGAAAACTGGATTCCTTCACCTCACAGAGCACGGATTTGGGCAGGAGATTGCCTAAGAGCAGGTGTGACATGTAGGGCACAGCATCATCTCATAATGACAAAACTCAGGTGCACTAAACAGACACCAAATCCCTCAAAACACTGAGCACCAATTCCTACAGTATCAGTGAAAGGAGATTTGTATAATggctatcaaaaaaaaaaaaaaaaaagagtaattaaaAGATTTGGGTTTGATCACACCCTCAGCACACTGCAAAGCACCAACCTCACAGCAGATGCTCATGGTTGGGTCTCTGGAGGAGTTTCTTTCACCAGAAGAAGACAAGACCAAAAGTTGACTGATTCATTGGTCTAAATTAACATCAGGACCAGAATGCCTTGAGATCTTTAAAATCAATTTCTACAAGAAGCCCATAGGTGCTGTCACCTCAGCATGTGCTGGTCACCCTGGGACAGCCTACTTTGGGGGGACTGCCAGCAACAGCGTGGAGAGAGAGCCCTGCCCTCCACCTGCAGCAATTCTGTAAGCTGGAATTGCCAAGAGAACCCACCAGGAACGTGTTAGAACCAGGAtttgctgcccagcccagccccgctccctccctgggcacaaGAACGcggtgccaggctgggcagcctgcagtgccctcACCATGGCCATGGCAATCTGGAAGCCCCTGGAGCTGTAGAACAGGTACCGCCTCACTTGGGGGCTCAGCACACCCTCCTGGATCAGCCTTCTCCACAGATCCATCGGCACCTGCCCGGGAGCAAACACAGAACCACAGCCAGCCTCCAGTGCGGGCTCcagtcccagcagagccagctgggcaAAGCTCGTTGGTGCTGTGGCTCAATAAAGAAGGATGTCGTGGGAGAGCCTGAGATAAGAGATGGGGGACATCAGGTGGCTCatcaaaatgctgtttcttgTATATAAAATGTTCTTCATTGTAtacaaaatgctgtttgtttATTGTCTTTTACAGCAGCCATGGGTCATGGGTGACAGAGCCACACCTAAAGCTGCCAGCTACAGCTGTAGGCAAGCCTGAAGCCCCTTTAGTTATGATCacaatgcattatatatttttctttgctgagcataTTAATACATAGCAACCAATCAGCATCATTCACAACACCTTTACTATTACCTACAGCCTATCATAGCTATCATTACCATATTACAGTCATTGCTGTCCAACCACATGAGTTAGGATGGTACAGTTTAAGCTTAAAgttggttttctcttttcttacaGTGGAAAATTCTTAAACCTTttttctgtggcagcagctctctggccacagagagcaggcacaactttcccaggcctttctggggaaggctgtgatgatcagagaaaagaatgagaaacaattcttcgCTTGCTGCCCttgttgtgcacatgtggaatgtgttatggagatttgtttacccaggggtggtttcttaattggccactggtgatggtgtttggattggAGGACCAGTTGAGTCCAGGTGTATCATAACTGTCTATAAAAGcaatgggtttcttaataaTGATATATTTAACAAAGTGACTGATCAGCATTCTGTGAGTCATGGtgtcaatgctaattattacccagCTGGGGGCCACTGAAATGACAattttctacttgccacatcAGCATGTTTGTTTGTATCTTCTCCTTTTCCGAAGACCtatttctgcttggtaaaaacacatttttgtttgtggtcAACATATCCTTTGCTCTAGTCATAAAATCTCTTTCCAGCTTGACTTCTACTTTACTTTTTTAGTTGACCActaagactggctcagcaattcttaATTTAGACATCTGTTATTGctctatatcaaaacttgcttccatctctattctGCTCTCAGGTTCTACATTCAGagatctttctgccaagcacacataGCTGTGaaactttcttgtcaaacttaCATCTTTCCCAACAATGAAGGACACATTTTatagtgggaaaaaaaaaaaaaaaaaaggatccaTCCCAGATATTCCAGTTTATTTCTCACATCCCCTTTTATAGGGTTTTTTAAGAACATCCCCTGTCTACCCCCAGTTGGTCAGTAACAAATTGTTATTCTGTATTGATTGGTCACTCAAACCCTCAGTGCGTACGTGGAGGAAAAGTTGTTTGTGAGAgatagttttaatttttctaacaAGCAGTGTAAAAAGAGTTTATACAGGTGGCTAATGTTTATCACAGCCCTAAAGCTCTTTCTCAGGGAAAGCAGGTTGTTTTCCACAGTCCTAAATCTCTTTCTTAGAGAAAACAAGTTGTTTTTCACTGCTGTAGGACCCTGAATTTGTTTGTACAAATTCATTTCTCACATTTCACTACCACTCCTCATGGGGCACTGCAACCCTAATGtgtgtcccagagctgcctcccacAGTGAGCACCTCCAGTCccacccacagagctgccacagaCCCAAAATTGTGTTCCTGCCTCAGTTGCAGTGAATAAAACCttcctgggaagggcagggacagtcacaagggaagaaaatggcGTTTTGTGATGAAGGACAAGACAAAGCAGATgtcccagggatgctctgccctGTCAGAGTGAATTTTAAGCAAAATTCACTCCCAACTACCTTCAAAGAGTTTCTCCACAGAGGTTTAAGCCAAGTTCATCCCAGGTGACTTCCAGCCCACAGGGAACAGACTGAAGTTGGGCTGAAACAAGCAActctcaaacaaaaaaaccccaaagccatcTGGGCCGTGGGTGTAAATGCAAATTATGCAAATCCAGCTGGAATTAACTCCCAGGGGAGCTCACCTGGACGCCAAGGGACTGCAGTTTGTCAGCACAAAGTTCCATGTcaaaggaggagctggggcaggtgtTGTCCAtgctgagcaccagcagcacccgGCCTTGGGGGGGTTCTGCAAGAGCCCAAAAGGGCCgtgagcacagcactggggggTTTatcccacagccaggcagcacctGGCAAAGGGGAGCCTGAGAACAGAAACCACCCTGGGGTGACTTAAACTGATCCAGAACCCCCTCCTTGGCCATTGCTAAGGAGCTCTGCAAGCAGCCTGAGACCCCCTGGAAGGAAACAGACTGCAGAAAGGGaggaaaccccaaaaaacatcccaggagggagcagccagagatAAGAGGAGATAACAGATGCTCTGATGTGCAGCACTACCATGTCCTGCCTCAGCAACCCCTGATTGGAAGTGTGGAGGTGAAACAGCAGGCCAAAGGCCTGCAAACCAAACCTGACTCAAACAACTGTTTTCCACAGTCTTAGAGCTCTTTCTCAGGGAAAACAAGTTGTTTTGTGAGCTGGAATTGCCAAGAGAACCCACCAGGAATGTGTCAGAACCTGGATTTATGTCCCgctccctccctgggcacaagagcccctgtgcctggctgggcagcCTGTGGTGCCCTCACTGTGGTCATGGCAATCTGGAAGCCCCCGGAGCTGTAGAAAAACCAGTTTTGGCTTTCTCAAAAACCAGTTTTGGCTTTCTCATGGCTTCTGTTGGTCAAGTCAGGATTTGGCCTGTAGGCCTTTGGCCTGCTGTTTCACCACCACATGGAAGGACAATGGGCTCAGGCTGCTCGGTGGTGCTGAGGCTCGCTGCCCTCTTGGAGACCCTCACCACCATAAAAACCAACTTGAGCAATGAATTCAAGCACTTTCCAACAATGCCATTGCTTGGGAATGTGGCAGGGCTGCCATGGAGCACCCCCAGACCCTCCAGCAGTGTGGCTCTGCTCAAGGCTCTTCCAGTGTCAGCTCAGGGCAGGATCACAGATACATCCCAGAGACTCAAGAGCCTAAAGAGTGTGAGGACAGCCTGTCCTAgatctgaggagcagcacaggagagctgtgaTCTCCAAGCAGCCCATCTGGCACCCACCTAGAACTTACACAAGCTGTGCTACAGACAGAGGAAGAGTTTGGGCCTAAGGAAGTGGCTGGTTCAGCTGAGATCCTGCTTCACTGAAAGGTTTCACCCTAATTTCCTTCCCCTTTGCAGCTCCAGGGTTAaccagctgtccctgggctgctcctggggacatTTAGAGCAAAaatggggctgggctggagggtgTGGGGGGTGTGAGTGACCAGCCATCCATGGCTCTGCCAGAgggctccaagccctgtccagcctggccctgggcactgccagggatccagggacagccccagctgctctgggcaccctgtgccagggcctgcccaccctcacaggggaaAAGTCCTTCCTAATCCAATCTAAACCCACTcactttcagtttgaagccattcccccttgtcctggcactccaggcccCTGGACactctctctccatctttcctgccagcccctccaggccctgcaaggccacactGAGGTccccccaaagcttctcctctccaggtgagcaatcccagctgtgccagcctctcctcccagcagagctgctccatccctctgatccccctggtgcctcctctggatctctgcagcagctccagctcctccctgggctgggccaggcctggggcagctctgcaggtggcctctcacctgggcacagggcacaggggcacaatCCCAAGGTCAAGTTTCCCAAAGGTTTCTCAGCCTCAAAGGCCGAGAGGAGAGGCCTTGCAGGGCTGCTTTTCTATAGGTTGATTCATTCATTCCTGCATATCaggcattaaaaacaaaaaccccaaagcatctccatccccttcccaaacTGCTGAAACATCCACAGTGTTTTGGTACCTTCACAAGTGAGATGCTGTTAAAGAGCATCTTTGGTAAAATCTGTCAGTGGTTATTTTAAGAACACTGAGCTCAGATCTGCCTCTCCCTTTAGCAATGAGCTGCTCCCTTACCTGGCACCCACTGCAGGGCTCCTTCCTCGAAATCACTCTTGCTGTACAGGAGGGAGGACCCATTCTTCTCAGTTCCACCAGTCTGGCTTTTCTGGGCCATGCTGAAGGTGTGTCTCCTTGAAGgattctgtgttttctggtcagaaattcagcatttctctctctaattcagcatttctgtctctccctgctgggaagcagcaagcagccccacagcagctgagtGGGGAGCAGATTGTGAAAGCCTCactcccactgctgccttcctggcCATCCTGCTTCCCCTGAGCCACGAGGCATTTTCAAGccctgaaaagagaaaaacagcatcCCAAATCTTGCAGAGACAGCAAATAAAGGATAACAACAGAGACTCTGCTCCTGGGGGATGTCAGCACCTGGTGTTGGCCAGTGTGAGCTCAGTACATACAGACTCACTTtttatgtttggtttttgttgagAGGTGAAAAAGTTATCCTTAAATATTCCTTAAATTATCCTGACATCCATCAGCATTCACACTTTGCAATCAATTAGCAAGGAACAGTCAGGGTTTCTCCTTGCCAAGTCTCTTTGCCATCACCtccagaaggacctggagctggtGGAAATGCCCCTCCCTGGAAGTGACACTCCTGCTCAGTGACACGGGCACAGATCCTCACCACAGGATGGGAGAAGTGCAGATGAGGCAGAAAAATGCATCAGCTGAAGGCAGAGTCAAGTGGGagctcccacccagcagcagtGAAGCCTTTGAGGgtctctgctttcccttcccctctcctctgctttcctctcccatctcctctcttttccttttctctctcctctcttttccttgtccctctcctctgctctcctctcttttccttttctctctcctctcttttccttgtccttcacctctgctttcctcctcctctcctctactttcctttccccctctctctcctcagGGAAGTTCTCCCAGCAGGCACAGTGCCCAAggttttccaggtgttttttccttgctgacACAGCTCTCTAacctcctgccagcagctgtgggtggcTGTTAAATGCTTGGAAGACTCTGGAGTTTACTTTTCAATTACCTTCCTATGCAGCTCTCCAAAACCACCACTTCCTTTTTAACCTCTGCTCAAACCAGGAGCCTGTTGCTGTCCCCTAGTTGGAGGAATCCCTCACAGATCTCACCCACTGTCCTTCCAAAGgagattgttttctttctgactttttttctggttctttttCTGATGGTTGTGGCTGTATTTACGCCCTTGCACAAGGTCAGGACAGTCTCTGGTTGAAGAATGTCAGAAAGGAAATGGAGGCAAGAGAaacaacatggaaaaaaaacatggaaacacaggggaaaacatggaaacacaaggggaaaaaagccccaaaggGCTGAAAACtcctttaaaaagctgaaaCTTAAAGGATCCTAAAGGATCTGAACTTAAAGGATCCCTGAAAACTTAAAGGATCCAAGCAGTGGATATGTGTGCACACAGGATGGGCACAGCACCTGCTCTTCACCTGCACAGGTGAGGAGaggctccctgggcacagctctgccatgagGATCGTGGGCACCACGTGTCACAGGGCACATCCCAGCACCAAAAGCTGCATTCAGAGGGTTTTCTcactcctttccttcttttgccaTCCAACAGAAGGGAGTGTAAAATCAAGATGGAAAAGCCCTGAGAAGACAGAAGCAAAGagtaaaaaaacagaagaaactaaagaaaaaactaaTTAGAAACTAAAGAAAAGCCTGATTAGAACCAACCAtcctgtggctcctgctggcACATCCATTTGGAGAGGAATCCAGGCTCTCTGGCTCAGATGATGAGAATTTGGGGCCTCTGGAGGACAGTCCCCAGAAGGTGACAGTGAaggtgcagcagcccagccatCCCCCGGAGGGAAACAGCCTTCCCCAAATGCTGGGAGCTCCTCAGCCAAAGCAGCTTTGTTTTTACCTCTCAGTGCAGCACAGtttggctgtgttttctttccctgcagaaCTGCCCATGTGTGGATTTAGTCCCCCCAAACCTCCCTCTGATCCCTCCTGGGGCACCTCGAGgagcagcctctcctctcctgcactCCCAGGTTCTGTGTTCtctacattttttcttttactttttgcAATGCCAACATCCTTCTGGTCAATtcacttccttcttttttggACACCTCCAAGCCCTCACTTAACAGCAGAGAAACCTCCAGCAGGTCCTTCTGCCTCATTTCTCTCAAGCCAGCAGAGCCTTACCTGGTGCTGGGAAtgcagctcagcctcctcctcctgctgcctgtccttTACGTGCCACTGTCCCACTCTGCACTGCACAGGTGCCACACTGTGCCACCCCCAAGCAGGAAGgtgccagcctgtgctgggtgaggtccctgtgtcccctgtgcctcctgggagcagggattaCCCAGGCCTGTgcccctgcctccccctcctcaccctgagctgcagcagggacttgCAAAATCTCCCTGGTGCATGTGActgcccctgggctggctcAGAA
The Serinus canaria isolate serCan28SL12 chromosome 17, serCan2020, whole genome shotgun sequence DNA segment above includes these coding regions:
- the TMEM268 gene encoding transmembrane protein 268 isoform X1, with product MAQKSQTGGTEKNGSSLLYSKSDFEEGALQWVPEPPQGRVLLVLSMDNTCPSSSFDMELCADKLQSLGVQVPMDLWRRLIQEGVLSPQVRRYLFYSSRGFQIAMAMVFYISFWTNLYSTLQLCSLGHSWGAGVLVTLVALALTVLVILVIDGHQRKLNVNTDVRLAAVNEIFIKHSIILGITDVLDGPHNILQLWFVHFSPEHCLQALAAHITHLQGTQAGLRKRLNKLWVVMDVAVQPELGVEEEAPCEESPLLSREVTLNKDPVTCSELLHLIPEGPPQAMAQQLLVIFSACYVRLLVTGRLPRASPGGHLGHSSVPCLCQFIQSTLLCC
- the TMEM268 gene encoding transmembrane protein 268 isoform X2, which codes for MAQKSQTGGTEKNGSSLLYSKSDFEEGALQWVPEPPQGRVLLVLSMDNTCPSSSFDMELCADKLQSLGVQVFYISFWTNLYSTLQLCSLGHSWGAGVLVTLVALALTVLVILVIDGHQRKLNVNTDVRLAAVNEIFIKHSIILGITDVLDGPHNILQLWFVHFSPEHCLQALAAHITHLQGTQAGLRKRLNKLWVVMDVAVQPELGVEEEAPCEESPLLSREVTLNKDPVTCSELLHLIPEGPPQAMAQQLLVIFSACYVRLLVTGRLPRASPGGHLGHSSVPCLCQFIQSTLLCC
- the TMEM268 gene encoding transmembrane protein 268 isoform X4, whose translation is MAQKSQTGGTEKNGSSLLYSKSDFEEGALQWVPEPPQGRVLLVLSMDNTCPSSSFDMELCADKLQSLGVQVPMDLWRRLIQEGVLSPQVRRYLFYSSRGFQIAMAMVFYISFWTNLYSTLQLCSLGHSWGAGVLVTLVALALTVLVILVIDGHQRKAGLRKRLNKLWVVMDVAVQPELGVEEEAPCEESPLLSREVTLNKDPVTCSELLHLIPEGPPQAMAQQLLVIFSACYVRLLVTGRLPRASPGGHLGHSSVPCLCQFIQSTLLCC
- the TMEM268 gene encoding transmembrane protein 268 isoform X3, which codes for MGPPSCTARVISRKEPCSGCQVPMDLWRRLIQEGVLSPQVRRYLFYSSRGFQIAMAMVFYISFWTNLYSTLQLCSLGHSWGAGVLVTLVALALTVLVILVIDGHQRKLNVNTDVRLAAVNEIFIKHSIILGITDVLDGPHNILQLWFVHFSPEHCLQALAAHITHLQGTQAGLRKRLNKLWVVMDVAVQPELGVEEEAPCEESPLLSREVTLNKDPVTCSELLHLIPEGPPQAMAQQLLVIFSACYVRLLVTGRLPRASPGGHLGHSSVPCLCQFIQSTLLCC